TGGGTACTCTTTAGCCTTCCTTGGCATTTCAATCACCTCAAAGTTTTCTCTCCGAGAAGATTAACGAGAAGAGGTTTTAAAAGTTTGGTGAAAAGGAAAGGAATCACTCAAGAACCTCGAGAACCTTGGCCTTGATGATGCCCTTTCCGCCGGTCGGTTCGACGAGCGTGGCGCCGCAGACCAGGCACCTAACGGGAGTGGCCGGGTGGCTGAAGACTATCTGTTCGTTGCCGCAGTCAATGCACTTGACGCGGAGGAACCTGCTCCTCGGCATCGGAATGAGGTTCTTCGGGAGAGCCATCGCATCACACCTCCACCAGCTCGAACTTCTTCACACGGAAGCCCTGTCCCCTGGTGTGGGCCTTTCCGCAAACGGTGCAGCGGAACCTGAGGTCGAGCTTCTTGACCGGCTTCTCCCTTCCGGCCGGGTTCGGCCTCGGGAAACCGGTGTAACCCTTGAGCTTTCTCCTGAACCTCCTCTGGCCCGCGCTCAGCTCGCTCCTCGGCTTCTTCTTGACCTTCTCGACCTTGTGAATGGTGTGTCTCTTACAAAACGGGCAGTACGTCCTTATCTGCTTCGGGTACTTCATTCCTCTCACCTCCGAGAGAGGCCCGGTGGGTTCCTACTTGCCTTCGGATACCCCCGAGCCATGAGGCATGATCGCCTGCAGGCATCGGTATGGGAAAGGCTTTAAAAAAGTTTTTCCAGGGAGAAAAGTTTAAATACAAAATGTTATTAAAACTTCCTGGAGCACTGGAGGAGGTGAGACCATGAAGCTCGCCGAGGCAGTCACAAACGTTAAGGAAGTCGAAAAGAAGGCCGAAAAGGAGTACAAGACTCTCCTCAAAACCCTGAAGAGCCCGGAGTACGCTGACCTCAGAGTCCTCCTCCTGAGGATGACCTTTGATACTATTCTCCACAGGAGGCTTGCGGAGGCACTCGAGAAGGCCTACAAAGAGGCCATAGAGCTTATCGAAGAGTTCGGGTACGTCGACGTGCCCGAGACGCCTGAAACGGCTCCTAGAAACCAGGTCTCCAGTGGTCTCGTCCTGATACCGGGAATTCCGGCCGTTCAGGTTGCCCCCTATGGGCTCCTTGGGAGCAGGGTTCCGCCAGAGGACGCCCTTGAAGAGCTGCTCAAGAACCTTCCGGATAACGTGGCTATCCCACCCGAGAAGCTCAAGGAGATAAGGGACAAACTCGAAAAACTCAAGGCCCTCTGTGAGAAGATGAGTGAGAACTACAGAATTCTTGAGCAGAATGCGGTTCACCCGGTCGTACAGGCCTTTGCGGAGAGCGCGAGGAAGAACGAGGAGCAGCACAAAGTTGTTGTTGACGGACTGTTGAAGAGGTATTCAAAGGAAGAGTGAATTCAAAGGCTCAGGATAAACGACACCACGAACGGGACTACCGCTGTAAGAATAAAGCCGTGGACGAAGGCCGTTAATCCAGATTCCCTTCCCCCGAATTTTGTTATTATCGGCAGAGTCGTGTCCATGGTCGTTGCCCCACCTATGACGACGGCCTTCTCTGGAGGTATCCACTTTATAACAACCGGGTATAAAATGATCGTAAGGATTTCTCTCAGCAGGTTGCCCAAAAACCCTATAGCACCGTAGATTGCCGAGTACTGTGCTATCAGCGGGCCAGTTATCGAGTACCATCCGCACCCAGCTCCTATTGCAAGCCCCCACTTCAGGTCTATCCCGAGCATCAACGCCCCGACAGTTCCCCCAAGGAGAGAGCCCAGGATTGTCCCCGTTGGCAGGATAAGGGACTTCTTTCCGAGTTTTTTCAGCTCTTCAACGCTGATGCTCATTCCGAGATCAATCCCTATGAGGAGTATGAGTATGTCAAGCATAACCTCGTAGGCGTTTCCAAAATCGGGGCTGAAGAAATGCCCGACTAGTAGCCCGACCACGAGCGAGCCCAGCACAAGGTAGAGAAACCTCAAGTTCTCACCCCCAGAGCCAATGCCAGGCTCCCTAGAATCGTTAGGATCGCGAAGACGAGAGAGGAAACGAGAAGCCACAGGGCGCTGACTTTGACCGTCCCCGTTTTCACACCCAGGAAGAATATCATCAGGAGGAGGGCGACGCTTATGGG
This region of Thermococcus stetteri genomic DNA includes:
- a CDS encoding lysine exporter LysO family protein, giving the protein MRFLYLVLGSLVVGLLVGHFFSPDFGNAYEVMLDILILLIGIDLGMSISVEELKKLGKKSLILPTGTILGSLLGGTVGALMLGIDLKWGLAIGAGCGWYSITGPLIAQYSAIYGAIGFLGNLLREILTIILYPVVIKWIPPEKAVVIGGATTMDTTLPIITKFGGRESGLTAFVHGFILTAVVPFVVSFILSL
- a CDS encoding 30S ribosomal protein S27e, with amino-acid sequence MALPKNLIPMPRSRFLRVKCIDCGNEQIVFSHPATPVRCLVCGATLVEPTGGKGIIKAKVLEVLE
- a CDS encoding 50S ribosomal protein L44e encodes the protein MKYPKQIRTYCPFCKRHTIHKVEKVKKKPRSELSAGQRRFRRKLKGYTGFPRPNPAGREKPVKKLDLRFRCTVCGKAHTRGQGFRVKKFELVEV